GACATCGAGTATATGCCTGCAGGCGGGAAGCCCCGCGAAATCCATGCGGGGAAAGGGGCTGACCGCGAGCGGGCGGATCAGCCCCACGCGGAAGCCCTCCGCGCGCATGGCCTCCACCACCGAGCGGGCGATCCTGCCGACCGTGCCGAAGGCGGCGATGACCACCTCGGCGTCGTCGGTGAGGTATTTTTCACAGGCGGTCTCGTTTTGTTCTATGACGTGCCACTTCGCTTCGAGTTTTTGATTATGCTTTTCCAGCACCTCGGGTGTGAGAAAAAGGCTCTGTAGAATATTGCGCCGCCCGCGCTCTCTCATGTATCCGGCGGCCCACTCCGCCGGATTTGAGAGATTCCTCGGCTCCTGCGCCGGTATCTCCACGGCCTCCATTATCTGTCCGATGATGCCGTCGCAGAGGATCATGACCGGATTCCGATATTTCTGCGCCGTGTCGAAGGCCCTCTGCACCATATCCACCGCCTCCTGCAGCGAGCTCGGCGCGTAGACGATGATGTTGAAATCTCCGTGTCCCATGCCGCAGGTCGCCTGATTATAATCGCCCTGCGAGGGGAGTATGCCGCCGAGCCCGGGGCCGCCGCGCATGACGTTGACCACGACGACGGGCAGCTCCTGCCCCGCGATGTAG
The window above is part of the Cloacibacillus evryensis DSM 19522 genome. Proteins encoded here:
- the vorB gene encoding 3-methyl-2-oxobutanoate dehydrogenase subunit VorB, with protein sequence MTKVLMKGTEAIAEAAVQAGCKYFYGYPITPQNEIPEYMSKRLFEVGGVYLQAESEVAASNMILGGAATGERVMTSSSSPGVSLMSEAMSYIAGQELPVVVVNVMRGGPGLGGILPSQGDYNQATCGMGHGDFNIIVYAPSSLQEAVDMVQRAFDTAQKYRNPVMILCDGIIGQIMEAVEIPAQEPRNLSNPAEWAAGYMRERGRRNILQSLFLTPEVLEKHNQKLEAKWHVIEQNETACEKYLTDDAEVVIAAFGTVGRIARSVVEAMRAEGFRVGLIRPLAVSPFPRMDFAGLPACRHILDVEMNWGQMLKDVKLATESRIPVSFYGRSGGMCPGVAEIEDECRKIFAALG